The Ralstonia pickettii DTP0602 genome segment GCGCGCGCCACGGTGTCGTCGTCGAGCCGGCTGATCAGGTCATCGGCGGCAGCCCAGGCGGCTTCATCGGTCTCGCGCACGATCACGTGGAGGCGGATGCCGAATTTCACCGTGCGGCCGTGGCGCACGGCGTGGCGGCGCACGTCGTCGAGCTTCTTCGCGACGTCGGCCGGCGGCTCGCCCCAGGTCAGGTAGGTATCGACCTGCTCGCCCGCGAGCGCATGCGCCGGCGCCGACGAACCGCCAAAGTACACCGGCGGGTGTGGGCGCTGCAGCGGAGGGTACAGGACGCGCGCGCCCTTCACGCTCAGGTGCTTGCCTTCGAAATCGACCTGGCCGCTGTCATGGCTGGTGGCCAGCACCTCGCGCCAGATGCGCAGGAATTCGGCCGAGGCTTGGTAGCGCGCGGCGTGGTCGAGGAACAGGCCATCGCCTTCCAGTTCGGCGGTGTCGCCGCCGGTGACCAGGTTGATCAGCAGCCGGCCGTTCGAGATGCGGTCGAAGGTCGCCGCCATGCGTGCGGCCAGCGTCGGCGCCATCAACCCCGGGCGCACCGCGACCAGGAATTTCAGGCGCTGCGTTACCGCCGCCAGCGCGGACGCTGCCACCCACGGGTCTTCGCACGAGCGCCCGGTGGGGATCAGCACCCCTTCGTAGCCCAGCGTATCGGCGGCCACGGCGACCTGCTTCAGGTAGTCGAAATTGACTTCGCGTGCGCCCTCGGAGGTGCCGAGGTAGCGGCTGTCGCCGTGGGTGGGGATAAACCAGAATACGTGCATGTCGTTCTCCTTATGTTCTTGCCAGGTGCGCGATGCCTATCGCTGCGCCTGCTGCTGCGGCACGTCCCAGCGCGCATCAGCCACCTTGATCGGCTTGGGGATCAGCTTGAGCGAGTGGAAGACGTCGGCGATGCGCTGCTGCTCGGCCAGCACTTCGGCGCTGACCGGGCGCGCGCCGTATGAGAAGCGCGATACCGCGAGGTCGAGCACATCGGCGGGCAGGCCGACCTCGCCGGTCAGCACGGCGGTGGCGTCCTTCGGGTTCTTCTCCGCCCAGTTGCCCAGCGTGGCCAGTTCGTCCAGGATCAGCCTGACGATCTCCGGCTTTGCCTGCGCATACGGCCGCGAGGCCAGGTAGAACTGGTGGTTGCTGACCACGTTCTTGCCATCCGCGCCGCGGCCATCGGCCAGCACGCGCGCGCCCAGTTGCTTCTCTGCGGCCGCGAGGAACGGGTCCCAGATCACCCATGCATCGACCGCGCCGCGCTCGAAGGCCGCACGTGCATCGGCCGGCGGCAGGTAGACCGGCTGGATCTCGCCATAAGGCACGCCGGCCTTCTCCAGCTGGCGCACCAGCAGGTAATGCACGTTGGAGCCCTTGTTCAGCGCTACGCGCTTGCCGCGCAAGTCGGCCACCGAGCGGATCGCCGAGCCCTTGGGCACGACGATGGCTTCACCGGTCGGCGCCGGCGGCTCGTTGCCGACATAGACCAGCTGCGCACCCGCGGCCTGCGCAAAGATCGGCGGCGCTTCGCCGACGGTGCCGAAGTCGACCGCGCCGACGTTCAGCCCTTCCAGCAGTTGCGGCCCGGCGGGGAACTCGGTCCATTTGACGGTGATGCCTTGCGGCGCCAGCCGCTTTTCCAGCGTGCCGCGCGCCTTGAGCAGCGTCAGCGTGCCGTACTTCTGGTAGCCGATGCGCAGCACCTTGGCGTCGATGTTCTTCGATTGCGCTTGGGCGTGGCCGGGCAGCAGGCCGTAGGCCAGGCCGGTGGCGACCACCAGCGCGGCGGTGATCAGGCGGCGGCGCTGGTTTGCCGCGCGGGACAGGATGCTCGATGTCATGCGATTTCCCCCATGGCCGGGGCGATGCCCTCCGAGGCCAGATTGATGGCTAGGGTGGTGACGGCAGCAGGCCTCCCTGCCGACCCCGCTTGCGGGTGGCATGGCGTGGCTGCCGCTGCGCCGGGCTGGCCGGCGCCACTTCAGTCAGTCAGTTCAGGCGGAACATCGCTCGGCCACCGCGGCGGCCGCGGCGCGCTGCACCAGCGCGCGGGGCACCACGTCTAGCGGCACGTCGATGCGGGCATGCGCCAGCGCATCGCGCACCCGAAGAACGCTTTCATCGAGGCGCGCCGACAGCGCGGCATCGAAGCGCACCTCGCGCACGTCGGAGGCATCGGAGGTTTCGATCTGCTGGTCCACGGCAAAGATGCCGGGCAGGATCTGGCGCGAGCCCAGCGCGGACAGCACCGGGCGCAGCGCATAGTCGATCGCCAGCGCATGGGCGAGGCTGCCGCCGGTGGCGATCGGCAGCACGATCTTGTCGCGCAGGCCGGTCTGCGGCAGCAGGTCGAGGAAAGCTTTGAGCAGGCCGCTGTAGGCGGCCTTGTACACCGGTGTGGCCAGTACCACCACCTGCGCCTCGGACACGGCGCGCGTGGCGGCGGCGATCGCGGGTTCGTCCACGCGCGCTGCCAGCAGCGGACCCGCCGGCAGTTCGCGCAGGTCGAGATGGCGGGTGCGTTCGCCGGCAGCCTCCAGCGCGGCGCGCATGTGCCCCAGCACATGGCCGGAACGGGACTGGACCGACGGGCTGCCGGAGAGCGTCAGGATGGACATCGGGGCTTCCTTCTTCTTGTTTGGGCCGGTCGGCGCCGCGGCCGCCCCACGCGGCCACGGCCCGCCGGTCTCGTGGGTTATTTCTTGCCGGGCTGATAAATCTGGTCGAACGAGCCGCCATCGGCGAAGTGGGTCTTCTGCGCCTTCTGCCAGCCGCCGAACACTTCATCGATGGTGAACAGCTTCACCTTGGGGAAGTTGGCCGCGTACTTGGCCGCAACCTTCTGCGAGATCGGGCGGTAGTAGTTCTTGGCCGCGATCTCCTGGCCTTCATCGGTGTACAGGAACTGCAGGTAGGCCTCGGCCGCCTTGCGCGTGCCCTTCTTGTCGACCACCTTGTCGACCACGGCCACCGGCGGCTCAGCCAGGATCGAGACCGACGGCGCGACGATATCGAACTTGTCGGGGCCCAGCTCCTTGATCGCCAGAATGGCTTCGTTCTCCCACGCGATCAGCACATCGCCCAGGTTGCGCTCGACAAAGGTCGTGGTGGCCCCGCGCGCGCCCGAATCCAGCACCGGCACATGCTTGAGCAGCTCGCCGACGAACTCGCGCGCCTTGGCGTCGTTGCCGCCCGGCTGGCGCAGGGCATAGCCCCACGCGGCCAGGTAGTTCCAGCGCGCGCCGCCCGAGGTCTTGGGGTTGGGCGTGATCACCTGCACGCCGGGCTTGACCAGGTCGCCCCAGTCCTTGATGCCCTTGGGGTTGCCCTTGCGCACCAGGAACACGATGGTCGAGGTGTACGGCGAGGCGTTGTGCGGCAGGCGCTTCTGCCAGTCCGGCTTGATCAGGCCCTTCTCCGCGATGGCGTCGATGTCATAGCCCAGCGCCAGCGTCACCACGTCGGCATCCAGCCCGTCGATCACCGAGCGCGCCTGCTTGCCCGAGCCGCCGTGCGACTGGCGCACGGTCACGGCATCGCCGCCTTGGGCCTTCCAGGCCTTGGCGAAGGCGGCGTTGACGTCGACATACAACTCACGCGTCGGATCGTAGGAAACGTTCAGCAGGTTGGCAGCCGAGGCAGTCTGCGCCGCCGTCAGTGCGCCAAGTACAGCCAGGCCGATGGCCAGTTTGCGGATCATCTTGTGTTGCTCCCGTCAGTGTCGTGAATGCGCGCCAGGCGCTGTTTGCTTTGTCCGCCTTGGGGCGCGGACTTGTGTCAGGAGCAAGACTACCGAGGGGGCTATCTGAACGGAACGAATGGTTTCGCCGATCCTTTGCTGTTTTTTGCATAAGATCGGACGGAAATAAGGGCATGCCGGCGCACGGGGGCATGCGGCATGCCTAGGGGAAGGAGGAGGATGCGTCACGCCCCAAAAGAAAACGCCCGCA includes the following:
- a CDS encoding alkanesulfonate monooxygenase (K04091: ssuD; alkanesulfonate monooxygenase [EC:1.14.14.5]) — its product is MHVFWFIPTHGDSRYLGTSEGAREVNFDYLKQVAVAADTLGYEGVLIPTGRSCEDPWVAASALAAVTQRLKFLVAVRPGLMAPTLAARMAATFDRISNGRLLINLVTGGDTAELEGDGLFLDHAARYQASAEFLRIWREVLATSHDSGQVDFEGKHLSVKGARVLYPPLQRPHPPVYFGGSSAPAHALAGEQVDTYLTWGEPPADVAKKLDDVRRHAVRHGRTVKFGIRLHVIVRETDEAAWAAADDLISRLDDDTVARAQAVFAKMDSEGQRRMAALHAGGARRTREALEISPNLWAGVGLVRGGAGTALVGDPHTVAERMREYAELGIDTFVLSGYPHLEEAYRFAELVFPLLPRSVREKLPGKVLSGPFGEVMATGIVPRAAQS
- a CDS encoding ABC transporter substrate-binding protein (K15553: ssuA; sulfonate transport system substrate-binding protein), with the protein product MTSSILSRAANQRRRLITAALVVATGLAYGLLPGHAQAQSKNIDAKVLRIGYQKYGTLTLLKARGTLEKRLAPQGITVKWTEFPAGPQLLEGLNVGAVDFGTVGEAPPIFAQAAGAQLVYVGNEPPAPTGEAIVVPKGSAIRSVADLRGKRVALNKGSNVHYLLVRQLEKAGVPYGEIQPVYLPPADARAAFERGAVDAWVIWDPFLAAAEKQLGARVLADGRGADGKNVVSNHQFYLASRPYAQAKPEIVRLILDELATLGNWAEKNPKDATAVLTGEVGLPADVLDLAVSRFSYGARPVSAEVLAEQQRIADVFHSLKLIPKPIKVADARWDVPQQQAQR
- a CDS encoding FMN reductase (K00299: ssuE; FMN reductase [EC:1.5.1.38]) gives rise to the protein MSILTLSGSPSVQSRSGHVLGHMRAALEAAGERTRHLDLRELPAGPLLAARVDEPAIAAATRAVSEAQVVVLATPVYKAAYSGLLKAFLDLLPQTGLRDKIVLPIATGGSLAHALAIDYALRPVLSALGSRQILPGIFAVDQQIETSDASDVREVRFDAALSARLDESVLRVRDALAHARIDVPLDVVPRALVQRAAAAAVAERCSA
- a CDS encoding ABC transporter permease (K02048: cysP, sbp; sulfate transport system substrate-binding protein) → MIRKLAIGLAVLGALTAAQTASAANLLNVSYDPTRELYVDVNAAFAKAWKAQGGDAVTVRQSHGGSGKQARSVIDGLDADVVTLALGYDIDAIAEKGLIKPDWQKRLPHNASPYTSTIVFLVRKGNPKGIKDWGDLVKPGVQVITPNPKTSGGARWNYLAAWGYALRQPGGNDAKAREFVGELLKHVPVLDSGARGATTTFVERNLGDVLIAWENEAILAIKELGPDKFDIVAPSVSILAEPPVAVVDKVVDKKGTRKAAEAYLQFLYTDEGQEIAAKNYYRPISQKVAAKYAANFPKVKLFTIDEVFGGWQKAQKTHFADGGSFDQIYQPGKK